In Myxococcus stipitatus, the following are encoded in one genomic region:
- the gspE gene encoding type II secretion system ATPase GspE, translating to MTVTADPTLAATPAVATVRNDSTQVVSHGQAFLCGRPLGEILRALVPSLTEEKLQEALAAQEEKGGRIGEVLVGLKAVSAEDVAKALGHQLDLPYLARIFTEEVDAELVKRIPINFAKQSHILPLALEGDTVVLAVADPLDTSALDHARLLLGQSISPRLALESTITDAINSVYDRSINEAEQLVDEMETQDLDAIAHELDEPQDLLDVDDEAPVIRLVNSVLFRAAKERASDIHIEPMERELLVRFRVDGVLQEVIKPPKRYQNAIVSRVKVMGQLNIAEKRLPQDGRIRIKLAGRDIDIRLSTIPTTNGERIVMRLLDKTATLLDLAEIGMSKATLQSMEAVVKRSHGIVLVTGPTGSGKTTTLYGALSKINTPDLNILTVEDPVEYQLKGIGQMAINPKIGLTFAQGLRSFLRQDPDVIMVGEIRDKETAEIAIQASLTGHLVLSTVHTNDAAGAVTRLVDMGVEPFLVASSLTGILAQRLVRRVCPDCREAYQPTDAELKELSHSRASFKERYGVDRIYKATGCPTCNRNGYRGRTGIYEFLPVDDDVRQLVLKNVDASTIKKSATSKGMTTLLEDGARKVALGETTIAEVLSITQEDM from the coding sequence ATGACCGTGACCGCCGATCCCACCCTTGCCGCCACGCCCGCCGTGGCCACCGTCCGGAACGACTCCACCCAGGTCGTCTCCCACGGGCAGGCATTCCTCTGCGGAAGGCCCCTGGGAGAGATTCTCCGCGCGCTCGTCCCTTCCCTCACCGAGGAGAAGCTCCAGGAGGCGCTCGCCGCCCAGGAGGAGAAGGGCGGACGCATTGGAGAGGTGCTGGTGGGGCTCAAGGCGGTCTCCGCCGAGGACGTCGCCAAGGCCCTGGGGCACCAGCTGGACCTGCCCTACCTGGCGCGCATCTTCACGGAGGAAGTGGACGCGGAGCTCGTCAAGCGCATCCCCATCAACTTCGCCAAGCAGTCGCACATCCTCCCGCTCGCGCTGGAGGGGGACACCGTGGTGTTGGCGGTGGCGGACCCGCTGGACACCTCCGCGCTGGACCACGCGCGCCTGCTGCTGGGGCAGAGCATCAGCCCGCGGCTCGCGCTCGAGAGCACCATCACCGACGCCATCAACAGCGTCTATGACCGCTCCATCAACGAGGCCGAACAGCTCGTCGACGAGATGGAGACGCAGGACCTGGACGCCATCGCCCACGAGCTGGACGAGCCCCAGGACCTGCTCGATGTCGACGACGAGGCGCCCGTCATCCGGCTGGTGAACTCGGTCCTCTTCCGCGCCGCCAAGGAGCGCGCGAGCGATATCCACATCGAGCCCATGGAGCGCGAGCTGCTCGTGCGCTTCCGCGTGGACGGCGTGCTGCAAGAGGTCATCAAGCCGCCCAAGCGCTACCAGAACGCCATCGTCAGCCGCGTGAAGGTGATGGGGCAGCTCAACATCGCCGAGAAGCGCCTGCCGCAGGACGGCCGCATCCGCATCAAGCTGGCCGGCCGCGACATCGACATCCGTCTGTCCACCATCCCCACGACGAACGGGGAGCGCATCGTCATGCGTCTGTTGGACAAGACGGCCACGCTCCTGGACCTGGCCGAGATTGGCATGAGCAAGGCCACGCTCCAGTCCATGGAGGCCGTGGTCAAGCGCTCGCACGGCATCGTGCTCGTCACGGGCCCCACGGGCTCCGGAAAGACGACGACGCTCTACGGCGCCCTGTCGAAAATCAATACGCCGGACCTCAACATCCTCACCGTCGAGGACCCGGTGGAGTACCAGCTCAAGGGCATTGGCCAGATGGCCATCAACCCGAAGATTGGACTGACCTTCGCCCAGGGCCTGCGCTCCTTCCTGCGTCAGGACCCGGACGTCATCATGGTGGGCGAGATTCGCGACAAGGAGACGGCGGAAATCGCCATCCAGGCCTCGCTCACGGGCCACCTGGTGCTCTCCACCGTCCACACCAACGACGCGGCCGGCGCCGTCACCCGTCTGGTGGACATGGGCGTGGAGCCCTTCCTCGTGGCGTCCTCGCTCACCGGCATCCTGGCCCAGCGGCTGGTGCGCCGCGTGTGCCCGGACTGCCGGGAGGCCTATCAGCCCACGGACGCGGAGCTCAAGGAGCTGAGCCACTCGCGCGCCTCCTTCAAGGAGCGCTACGGCGTGGACCGCATCTACAAGGCCACCGGATGCCCCACGTGCAACCGCAACGGCTACCGCGGCCGCACGGGCATCTACGAGTTCCTGCCCGTGGATGACGATGTGCGCCAGCTGGTGTTGAAGAACGTGGATGCCTCCACCATCAAGAAGTCCGCCACCAGCAAGGGCATGACGACGCTCTTGGAGGATGGCGCGCGAAAGGTGGCGTTGGGAGAGACGACCATCGCCGAGGTGTTGAGCATCACCCAGGAGGACATGTAA